The following are encoded in a window of Rosa chinensis cultivar Old Blush chromosome 4, RchiOBHm-V2, whole genome shotgun sequence genomic DNA:
- the LOC112197795 gene encoding protein-S-isoprenylcysteine O-methyltransferase A isoform X2: MQQSQNLIHPIVTKMEQVFTYTACRQLSQMFAAMIFFHVSEYILAASIHGKTNVTLKSLLISKNYLVAMIFSLLEYFIEIILFPGLKEHWWVSNSGLAMVIIGEIIRKMAIITAGRSFTHLIRTRPSEHHQLVTNGIYRVVRHPGYCGFFIWSVGTQIMLCNPISTIAFALVVWRFFQQRIPYEEFYLRQFFGSQYEEYVRRVPSGVPFVQ; this comes from the coding sequence ATGCAGCAGAGCCAAAACTTGATTCACCCTATTGTAACAAAGATGGAGCAAGTCTTCACTTACACAGCTTGCCGACAGTTGTCTCAGATGTTTGCGGCGATGATCTTTTTTCATGTTTCAGAATACATTTTAGCAGCCAGCATTCATGGGAAAACTAATGTTACTCTAAAATCTCTTCTGATCAGCAAAAACTACCTTGTTGCGATGATCTTTTCCTTGCTGGAGTACTTTATTGAAATCATTTTGTTCCCTGGTCTGAAGGAGCACTGGTGGGTCAGCAACTCAGGCCTTGCAATGGTTATAATAGGGGAAATCATTCGGAAGATGGCAATAATCACAGCTGGTCGCTCATTCACACATCTCATAAGGACTCGTCCCTCTGAGCATCACCAGTTGGTTACGAATGGAATTTATAGAGTTGTTCGTCATCCAGGTTACTGTGGTTTCTTCATCTGGTCAGTGGGCACTCAGATAATGCTTTGTAATCCCATATCAACAATTGCATTTGCACTCGTAGTTTGGCGCTTCTTTCAACAAAGAATTCCTTATGAAGAGTTCTACTTGAGGCAGTTTTTTGGGTCACAGTATGAGGAATATGTGAGGCGGGTTCCTTCTGGGGTGCCTTTTGTGCAGTGA
- the LOC112197795 gene encoding protein-S-isoprenylcysteine O-methyltransferase A isoform X1 codes for MSFLKHVCVDIQRQFSVFISYTVSSFAGLTSMQQSQNLIHPIVTKMEQVFTYTACRQLSQMFAAMIFFHVSEYILAASIHGKTNVTLKSLLISKNYLVAMIFSLLEYFIEIILFPGLKEHWWVSNSGLAMVIIGEIIRKMAIITAGRSFTHLIRTRPSEHHQLVTNGIYRVVRHPGYCGFFIWSVGTQIMLCNPISTIAFALVVWRFFQQRIPYEEFYLRQFFGSQYEEYVRRVPSGVPFVQ; via the exons ATGTCCTTCTTGAAGCATGTTTGCGTTGATATTCAGAGACAATTTTCGGTCTTCATCTCATATACCGTTTCATCCTTTGCAG GTCTCACTTCCATGCAGCAGAGCCAAAACTTGATTCACCCTATTGTAACAAAGATGGAGCAAGTCTTCACTTACACAGCTTGCCGACAGTTGTCTCAGATGTTTGCGGCGATGATCTTTTTTCATGTTTCAGAATACATTTTAGCAGCCAGCATTCATGGGAAAACTAATGTTACTCTAAAATCTCTTCTGATCAGCAAAAACTACCTTGTTGCGATGATCTTTTCCTTGCTGGAGTACTTTATTGAAATCATTTTGTTCCCTGGTCTGAAGGAGCACTGGTGGGTCAGCAACTCAGGCCTTGCAATGGTTATAATAGGGGAAATCATTCGGAAGATGGCAATAATCACAGCTGGTCGCTCATTCACACATCTCATAAGGACTCGTCCCTCTGAGCATCACCAGTTGGTTACGAATGGAATTTATAGAGTTGTTCGTCATCCAGGTTACTGTGGTTTCTTCATCTGGTCAGTGGGCACTCAGATAATGCTTTGTAATCCCATATCAACAATTGCATTTGCACTCGTAGTTTGGCGCTTCTTTCAACAAAGAATTCCTTATGAAGAGTTCTACTTGAGGCAGTTTTTTGGGTCACAGTATGAGGAATATGTGAGGCGGGTTCCTTCTGGGGTGCCTTTTGTGCAGTGA
- the LOC112200274 gene encoding probable RNA helicase SDE3, producing the protein MDHSLAHPSQEDNMDQAPPKVSSLEPPISSSKPPKSSFVDPKLKLHLSAASSQGNNQKGKAVQVWTEMVSSKSSAFSSFSSKPPRSPSPPKFPQSLEPSLSASSSKSKRRNRQRKKKNPSVKKGLSSPSPSTLEPPLVIYSPSPPSSPSSSESPPSSTKLPPALRQTFASAHSHVRDQRGKTCGYSLIKRGLSNPSPSSLKPALLSSSVPPPSCPREHSSSSSGSPPSSPKLPPTLRRAFSSHHSHVANQRGRSYYSWVQKGSLPIYKVPKNIKASIKKDRVPKVLDQPLSPLTYKNYFAALLYAEEVYLEKWKDYQMLEVTLNLQEAIIKAKKKDEKIFVKLKLDSVPERRPFLLSRDFVYARPSGRDVQPFEGILYRVVKSSHILVDFGHDFLYQHHPKRTYDISFSFNRLCFKRAHAAVQAASYPLFQNYIFPDCVPEKIIISNNSTPKAAVRQILGFYGPPPYIIEGQRSVIRTGKSDSKPYKLSKTGEIVREAALQIYKSSPDDRILICAPLNSTCDELMISLKKVIPECDMYRTNAAFREVDEVPIEILLSCDHDGECFSCPPLAELQRFRLIFSTFVTSFRLHNEGVTAGHFSHIFLVDAALATEPETMIALANFANESTAVIVTGSANHQPNQVRSGMARTEGLKTSYFERLSKMRTTSDDT; encoded by the exons atGGATCATTCACTGGCTCATCCATCTCAG GAGGACAATATGGATCAAGCACCACCAAAAGTGTCATCCCTTGAACCCCCAATATCTTCATCTAAACCACCCAAATCCTCTTTTGTTGATCCCAAACTGAAGCTACATTTGTCAGCTGCTTCCTCTCAGGGAAACAATCAAAAGGGGAAGGCAGTTCAGGTATGGACTGAAATGGTTTCATCTAAATCATCTGCATTCTCATCATTTTCTTCTAAGCCACCTCGATCTCCGTCTCCCCCTAAGTTCCCACAGTCCTTGGAACCAAGTCTTTCTGCTTCTTCCTCAAAATCAAAGAGAAGAAACCgacagagaaagaaaaaaaacccgaGTGTTAAAAAGGGCTTATCTAGTCCATCCCCATCAACGTTAGAACCCCCATTGGTGATTTAttctccatcacctccatcTTCCCCATCTTCATCAGAATCACCACCATCGTCCACTAAGCTGCCTCCAGCCTTAAGGCAAACTTTTGCCTCAGCTCACTCGCATGTAAGAGATCAACGGGGGAAGACATGTGGTTATTCATTGATCAAGAGGGGCTTATCTAATCCATCTCCATCATCACTGAAACCCGCATTGTTGAGTTCTTCTGTACCGCCTCCATCTTGCCCTAGAGAgcattcatcatcttcatctggATCACCTCCATCATCCCCTAAGCTGCCTCCAACCTTAAGGCGAGCTTTCTCCTCACATCACTCACATGTAGCCAATCAGCGGGGGAGGTCATATTATTCATGGGTGCAAAAGGGTTCATTACCTATATACAAGGTTCCCAAGAACATTAAAGCTTCGATCAAGAAAGATAGAGTGCCCAAAGTTCTTGACCAGCCATTGTCTCCCTTAACCTATAAGAACTACTTTGCTGCTCTCTTATATGCTGAGGAAGTCTACTTGGAG AAATGGAAAGATTATCAAATGTTGGAAGTGACATTGAACTTGCAAGAGGCAATTATAAAGGCTAAAAAGAAGGATGAAAAAATCTTTGTAAAATTGAAGTTAGATTCAGTTCCTGAGAGACGCCCATTCCTTTTATCAAGGGATTTTGTCTATGCAAGACCTTCGGGTAGGGATGTTCAGCCATTTGAG GGCATTCTCTACCGTGTGGTGAAGAGCAGTCATATATTAGTTGATTTCGGACATGACTTTCTTTATCAGCATCATCCGAAACGCACATATGACATCAGCTTCTCATTTAACAGACTTTGTTTTAAAAGAGCTCATGCTGCAGTTCAAGCTGCATCATATCCTTTGTTCCAGAACTACATCTTTCCTGATTGTGTTCCAGAAAAGATCATCATTTCCAATAATTCCACACCAAAGGCTGCAGTTAGACAGATTTTAGGCTTTTATGGCCCGCCACCCTATATTATAGAGGGCCAACGCTCCGTGATTCGTACAGGAAAATCTGACTCTAAACCGTATAAACTATCAAAAACAGGAGAGATTGTTCGAGAAGCAGCATTGCAAATCTATAAAAGCTCTCCAGATGATCGTATTCTCATATGTGCCCCCTTAAACAGCACATGCGACGAGCTGATGATTAGTTTGAAGAAAGTGATTCCAGAGTGTGACATGTATCGAACCAATGCTGCATTTCGAGAGGTAGATGAGGTACCTATTGAGATTCTCCTCTCATGTGATCATGACGGCGAATGTTTTTCCTGTCCTCCACTCGCAGAACTCCAGAGGTTTAGGCTGATCTTCTCCACATTTGTTACTAGCTTTCGGCTACACAATGAAGGCGTCACTGCTGGACATTTCAGCCATATTTTTCTGGTGGATGCTGCTTTGGCTACTGAGCCAGAGACAATGATAGCTCTGGCTAATTTTGCTAATGAGAGCACAGCTGTTATAGTAACAGGTTCAGCCAATCATCAACCAAATCAGGTGCGCTCTGGTATGGCCAGGACCG
- the LOC112197794 gene encoding superoxide dismutase [Fe] 3, chloroplastic isoform X2 yields MLSSLTRAMLSSSSPPPSSHLLLTHSSHCLKTPNLSHRQCKQQKRWTHGSQRASRVVAYYGLKEPPYKLDALEPYMSRRTLEVHWGGHHRNYLEGLNKQLEKSDILYGYTFDELVKATYNNGNPLPEFNNAAQVWNHDFFWESMQPGGGDMPKLGVLEQIEKDFGSYTSFREKFIEAALTLFGSGWVWLVLKREERQLKIVRTSNAICPLVWDDIPIICLDMWEHAYYLDYKNERGKYVDTFMNHLVSWNAAMVRMARAEAFVNLGEPNIPVA; encoded by the exons ATGTTATCCTCTCTTACCAGAGCAATgttatcctcttcttctcctcctccaagCTCTCATCTTTTGTTGACTCACTCTTCTCACTGTTTGAAGACTCCCAACCTTTCTCATCGTCAG TGTAAGCAGCAGAAAAGATGGACCCATGGGTCACAGAGAGCTTCTAGAGTTGTTGCTTACTATGGCTTGAAGGAACCACCTTATAAACTT GATGCTTTGGAACCCTATATGAGTCGGAGGACATTGGAGGTTCACTGGGGAGGCCATCATCGTAACTACTTGGAAGGTTTGAACAAACAGCTAGAGAAGAGTGACATACTGTATGGCTACACTTTTGATGAACTTGTCAAAGCAACATATAATAATGGGAATCCCTTACCAGAATTTAACAACGCTGCCCAG GTCTGGAATCATGACTTCTTTTGGGAATCCATGCAACCTGGAGGAGGGGACATGCCCAAACTAGGTGTACTTGAGCAGATTGAAAAGGATTTTGGTTCCTATACAAGTTTCAGAGAGAAGTTTATAGAGGCAGCGCTAACTCTATTTGGCTCAGGCTGGGTTTGGCTTGTTT taaagagagaagagagacaaCTCAAGATAGTTAGAACTTCAAATGCCATTTGCCCACTTGTCTGGGATGACATA CCGATAATCTGTTTGGATATGTGGGAG CATGCTTATTATCTGGATTACAAG AATGAGAGAGGAAAGTATGTGGATACATTTATGAACCATCTTGTATCTTGGAATGCGGCAATGGTGCGCATGGCCCGTGCTGAGGCGTTTGTGAATTTAGGCGAACCTAATATCCCTGTTGCTTGA
- the LOC112197794 gene encoding superoxide dismutase [Fe] 3, chloroplastic isoform X1, protein MISQTFYCEMLSSLTRAMLSSSSPPPSSHLLLTHSSHCLKTPNLSHRQCKQQKRWTHGSQRASRVVAYYGLKEPPYKLDALEPYMSRRTLEVHWGGHHRNYLEGLNKQLEKSDILYGYTFDELVKATYNNGNPLPEFNNAAQVWNHDFFWESMQPGGGDMPKLGVLEQIEKDFGSYTSFREKFIEAALTLFGSGWVWLVLKREERQLKIVRTSNAICPLVWDDIPIICLDMWEHAYYLDYKNERGKYVDTFMNHLVSWNAAMVRMARAEAFVNLGEPNIPVA, encoded by the exons ATGATTTCACAGACCTTCTACTGTGAAATGTTATCCTCTCTTACCAGAGCAATgttatcctcttcttctcctcctccaagCTCTCATCTTTTGTTGACTCACTCTTCTCACTGTTTGAAGACTCCCAACCTTTCTCATCGTCAG TGTAAGCAGCAGAAAAGATGGACCCATGGGTCACAGAGAGCTTCTAGAGTTGTTGCTTACTATGGCTTGAAGGAACCACCTTATAAACTT GATGCTTTGGAACCCTATATGAGTCGGAGGACATTGGAGGTTCACTGGGGAGGCCATCATCGTAACTACTTGGAAGGTTTGAACAAACAGCTAGAGAAGAGTGACATACTGTATGGCTACACTTTTGATGAACTTGTCAAAGCAACATATAATAATGGGAATCCCTTACCAGAATTTAACAACGCTGCCCAG GTCTGGAATCATGACTTCTTTTGGGAATCCATGCAACCTGGAGGAGGGGACATGCCCAAACTAGGTGTACTTGAGCAGATTGAAAAGGATTTTGGTTCCTATACAAGTTTCAGAGAGAAGTTTATAGAGGCAGCGCTAACTCTATTTGGCTCAGGCTGGGTTTGGCTTGTTT taaagagagaagagagacaaCTCAAGATAGTTAGAACTTCAAATGCCATTTGCCCACTTGTCTGGGATGACATA CCGATAATCTGTTTGGATATGTGGGAG CATGCTTATTATCTGGATTACAAG AATGAGAGAGGAAAGTATGTGGATACATTTATGAACCATCTTGTATCTTGGAATGCGGCAATGGTGCGCATGGCCCGTGCTGAGGCGTTTGTGAATTTAGGCGAACCTAATATCCCTGTTGCTTGA
- the LOC112200363 gene encoding CCR4-NOT transcription complex subunit 9 isoform X2: protein MANRSQSLSINVPYGGPSVSAPTIAGSQANKDRKMASAELLVLDLSNPDLRENALLELSKKRDFFQDLAPLLWNSFGTIAALLQEIVSIYPVLSPPNLTPAQSNRVCNALALLQCVASHPDTRMLFLNAHIPLYLYPFLNTTSKSRPFEYLRLTSLGVIGALVKVDDTEVISFLLSTEIIPLCLRTMEMGSELSKTVATFIVQKILLDDMGLDYICTTAERFFAVGRVLGNMVAALAEQPSSRLLKHIIRCYLRLSENPRACDALRSCLPDMLRDATFSTYLVEDPTTRKWLQLLLQNVGGSRIPSLQAGGGFDHMMLN, encoded by the exons ATGGCAAATCGGTCCCAGTCCCTTTCAATAAATGTACCGTATGGAGGTCCAAGCGTTTCGGCACCAACCATCGCTGGATCTCAAGCAAACAAGGATCGGAAAATGGCATCGGCGGAGCTCTTGGTGCTTGACCTAAGTAATCCAGATCTTCGAGAAAATGCGCTTCTTGAACTTTCTAAG AAGAGAGATTTTTTTCAAGATTTGGCTCCTTTGTTGTGGAATTCTTTTGGTACTATTGCCGCACTGTTACAG GAGATAGTTTCAATATACCCTGTTCTGTCGCCACCAAATCTGACTCCGGCACAGTCAAATCGAGTTTGCAATGCTCTTGCTCTTCTTCAG TGCGTGGCTTCCCACCCAGATACAAGGATGCTGTTCCTCAATG CTCATATACCCTTATATTTGTATCCTTTCCTCAATACAACGAGCAAGTCAAGACCATTTGAGTACTTGAGGCTTACAAGTTTAGGTGTCATCGGAGCCTTAGTCAAG GTTGATGATACAGAAGTTATTAGTTTCCTTCTGTCAACAGAAATAATTCCATTGTGCCTTCGTACCATGGAAATGGGCAGTGAACTCTCAAAAACA GTTGCCACATTTATTGTTCAAAAGATTTTGTTGGATGATATGGGCTTGGATTATATTTGTACAACAGCAGAGCGGTTTTTTGCAGTTGGTCGAGTGTTAGGGAACATGGTTGCAGCACTTGCTGAGCAACCCTCGTCACGCCTACTGAAACATATAATTCGATGTTACCTTCGATTGTCAGAAAACCCAAG GGCTTGTGATGCTTTAAGAAGTTGCCTTCCAGATATGTTAAGAGATGCTACTTTTAGTACTTACCTTGTT GAAGATCCAACAACTAGGAAATGGCTGCAATTGTTGCTCCAAAATGTTGGAGGGAGCCGGATTCCTTCGCTACAAGCTGGGGGAGGATTTGATCACATGATGCTGAATTAA
- the LOC112200363 gene encoding CCR4-NOT transcription complex subunit 9 isoform X1 produces MANRSQSLSINVPYGGPSVSAPTIAGSQANKDRKMASAELLVLDLSNPDLRENALLELSKNKELFQDLAPFVWKSFGTIAALIQEIVSIYPVLSPPNLTPAQSNRVCNALALLQCVASHPDTRMLFLNAHIPLYLYPFLNTTSKSRPFEYLRLTSLGVIGALVKVDDTEVISFLLSTEIIPLCLRTMEMGSELSKTVATFIVQKILLDDMGLDYICTTAERFFAVGRVLGNMVAALAEQPSSRLLKHIIRCYLRLSENPRACDALRSCLPDMLRDATFSTYLVEDPTTRKWLQLLLQNVGGSRIPSLQAGGGFDHMMLN; encoded by the exons ATGGCAAATCGGTCCCAGTCCCTTTCAATAAATGTACCGTATGGAGGTCCAAGCGTTTCGGCACCAACCATCGCTGGATCTCAAGCAAACAAGGATCGGAAAATGGCATCGGCGGAGCTCTTGGTGCTTGACCTAAGTAATCCAGATCTTCGAGAAAATGCGCTTCTTGAACTTTCTAAG aacaAGGAATTATTTCAAGATTTGGCTCCTTTCGTGTGGAAATCTTTTGGTACTATTGCTGCACTCATACAG GAGATAGTTTCAATATACCCTGTTCTGTCGCCACCAAATCTGACTCCGGCACAGTCAAATCGAGTTTGCAATGCTCTTGCTCTTCTTCAG TGCGTGGCTTCCCACCCAGATACAAGGATGCTGTTCCTCAATG CTCATATACCCTTATATTTGTATCCTTTCCTCAATACAACGAGCAAGTCAAGACCATTTGAGTACTTGAGGCTTACAAGTTTAGGTGTCATCGGAGCCTTAGTCAAG GTTGATGATACAGAAGTTATTAGTTTCCTTCTGTCAACAGAAATAATTCCATTGTGCCTTCGTACCATGGAAATGGGCAGTGAACTCTCAAAAACA GTTGCCACATTTATTGTTCAAAAGATTTTGTTGGATGATATGGGCTTGGATTATATTTGTACAACAGCAGAGCGGTTTTTTGCAGTTGGTCGAGTGTTAGGGAACATGGTTGCAGCACTTGCTGAGCAACCCTCGTCACGCCTACTGAAACATATAATTCGATGTTACCTTCGATTGTCAGAAAACCCAAG GGCTTGTGATGCTTTAAGAAGTTGCCTTCCAGATATGTTAAGAGATGCTACTTTTAGTACTTACCTTGTT GAAGATCCAACAACTAGGAAATGGCTGCAATTGTTGCTCCAAAATGTTGGAGGGAGCCGGATTCCTTCGCTACAAGCTGGGGGAGGATTTGATCACATGATGCTGAATTAA